TATCAAACACAAAAAATGCATCTGGAGATGGATTTACAATTAAAGTTTCTCCAATCTTATCTATACACCTACTCTCATGGATATGCCCACATGCGCAGAGGGTTGGTTGATGTTCTTCAATAATTTTCCTTACACTTTCACTTCCTACATGTAAATCTCCAACTCTATCAGCCATTGTATCCTTTGGTGGAGCATGGGAAACTAAGATGAAGTTGTTTTTTAGTGTATTTTTATCAATGTTTTTTATTCCCTTTAGAAATTTGTTGAATAACTCTTCATCTTCATATTCATTTGGTGTATTAAATGGAGTTCTGTTACTTCCCCCAATTCCAACGAACTTTATTCCATTGATTTCAACGCATTCTTCATCAATGTTTAGGTTGTATTTGTTTAGTTTTTCTATTGCTTCTTTTGTGTCACAATTTCCTGGAACTGTTAAGACCTTAACTTTTTCATTAACACCTCTTAAAAGGTCAATTATTCTCAAATTCCTCCCAAAGTGAGTTATATCTCCCGAAATTAATATAATATCTGGTTTATAGTTTAAAATTTTATCAAAATTTATGAATTTCTCATGTAAATCAGTAAAACCAATTATTCTCATCTTTGACACCACATGTATTTAAATTCATAGATTAAATTTGGTATGATAAAAATTTATACACATTAATTTAATATATAAAAATTTCTTGGGAATTGGTATTTCCATAAAATAAAAATTAAAAAATAGAAAGAATTTAGATTGTTGGTAGTTTGCCTGTTGCGTTCTCTGCAACTTCTCCTAATTTGTTTACAGTTGCATTTGCCTGTTCTCCTGCTGACTTTGCACTCTCTTTAACTCTTGTTGTGTAGTAGTATGCTACTATAGCAGCGACTGCAACTGCTGCTGCAACTAAGATCCCAATCTCCATTGAAACTTGCCCTCTTTTAGACATTAATTTTTTTACTAATTTCATTTACATCACCCATTCCATATTTTTCTGGGAACTACTTACAATATAT
Above is a window of Methanotorris formicicus Mc-S-70 DNA encoding:
- a CDS encoding metallophosphoesterase; amino-acid sequence: MRIIGFTDLHEKFINFDKILNYKPDIILISGDITHFGRNLRIIDLLRGVNEKVKVLTVPGNCDTKEAIEKLNKYNLNIDEECVEINGIKFVGIGGSNRTPFNTPNEYEDEELFNKFLKGIKNIDKNTLKNNFILVSHAPPKDTMADRVGDLHVGSESVRKIIEEHQPTLCACGHIHESRCIDKIGETLIVNPSPDAFFVFDTKTKYLEIMEL
- a CDS encoding class III signal peptide-containing protein translates to MKLVKKLMSKRGQVSMEIGILVAAAVAVAAIVAYYYTTRVKESAKSAGEQANATVNKLGEVAENATGKLPTI